The Nocardia sp. BMG51109 nucleotide sequence TGTTGTACTCGGGGCCGAAGACGAACGACGACACTGCTGGGATGGACCCCTGTTCCCTGAGGCATTCCAGAGCCTCGTCGAACTGTTCGGGGGTGACATCTTTCCGGAGCTTCATGCGAATGCCGTGGTGGATCATGGTTTTTCTCCTTTTCGGGTGTGTGTGGGAGCGGTCTTCGGGGTGAATCAGGCGCAGGCGAGGCGGCGGCGTTCGAGGACGGTGGCGACGGCGTACCCGCCACCGCCGAGGACGGCCAGGATCCAGAAGAAGACAGGGGCGCTGAAGAAGAACGCGGAGGTGGAGATCAGCGCGAGCCAGGTGCCGAGGCTGTAGTGCAGGACGTTGCGGCGGTGGGCTCCCTCGGCGACGTAGATCAGGCCGACGATGAGGCCGGAACCGGCGGGCCAGAGCAGGTTGGCCAGGTCGGGGGCGTCGACGGTGGAGGTGAGGCCGGTGATGGCCAGGAACAGGGCGCCGAAGCCCACGATCCAGGCGAAGCCGAGGAGTCTGGCGCTGAGGAGTTCGCCCCCCTCGGCGTCGCGCTGGGCGCGGAGGGCGGCGACGGTGGCGCACACGGTGCCGGCCGCGAGGCCGATGAACAGCAGAGCTGTCGGCAGCCACTGAGGCAGGTCGACCAGGGGGTCGGTGCCTCGGGAGAGTGCCGCGCTGCCGTGCCCGACGACGTAGGCGAGTCCGAAGCCGATGTAGGTGGCGCGGTTGTCGATCCGGGTGGTGGGGGCTTCGGGGGGGACGGCGAGGGTGGTGGTCATTGTGGATTCTCCTGGGGATGCGTGTGCACGTGGGTGATGGACAGAGAGTCGGGGCGATATCGGTTGGGGCAGTGAGGGAAGGAGCTCGCAGGCGGGCCGGGTGGGATGCGAACTCACGCGAAGTAGGGCGGATATCGGCTGGACGATGCCGGTCGGTCGTGGGGGATGTGGGAGTACAGAGCGGATTGTGTTTCGGTGAGACCCTGTGCAGGTCAGGGGAATTTGCGAGGGTCGGCTGAGGGGGAAGGCGTGGAGGCGGAAGAGCGGGGCGTCGGCCAATGCGAACCTTGCGGACGGCGAGGGTCGGCTCAGTTGCCTATGCGAAAAGCTTTGTTGGCCAATGGTTTGGGCTTCCTATGCGAAACCTTGCAGGCAGGGAGCCGGGCCGGGCGGCTGATGCGAAACCTTGTCGGCGGCGAGGGTTGGCTCAGTTGGCTGATGCGAAAAAGCCTGGTGGGTAGGAAAGGTTGGGTGACGGCTGATGGAACGCCTTGCAGGTGGGGAGAGCTGGCGCGGCAGGCCGATGCGCAAAGCCTTGTGGGCTGGGATGTCAGGCGACAGCCGATGAAAAGCATTGTGGGCAGGGAAAGTTGGTGCGGTCGGCTTATCGGAAGTCGTGCTGGACGGGAGTTGGCGTGGGTCGGTCGGTCCGGTATCTGCGGCGCAGCCGGCCTTCCGGTGTCGTGGCCGGGTAGGTATGGTCATCCATGGGTTCGCCGATGAGGGTGTGTGTCCGGCCGAGGTCGGCGAGGGTGTGGGCGCGGTGCGGCGGCCGTGTTCAGGGCCGGCGTGTGTCCGGGACGATGACGACTTTGCCGGTGACGGTTCGGGATTCGGCGAGCTTCAGCGCCGAGGCGGCTTCCGATAGGGGGAACCGCGCGGCGATCTGCGGTGTGAGGGCGCCGTCGGCGACCAACCGCAGTACCCGGGTGAGGTCCTCGCGCAGCCGGCGCTGGAAGGTTTCCTGGCAGCGCCGACCCGCCCAGAAGCTGTAGAAGTGGGCGGACTTGCCGTTGGGCAGGGAGTTCCATGCCGCGAGCTGTGCGAACAGCTTCAGTACCGGCAGTTGCGAGTTGCCGTCCTCGTCCTTGGTCGCGGCCGTGCCGTAGGACACCAGCGTGCCGCCGCGGCGCAGCAGCCGCCACGACTGCGCCACGCCGGGGCCACCGATGTGGTCGAACACCGCATCCACGCCGTCCGGTGCGATCTTCCGGATCCGGTCGTACATGTCCGGGGCGCGGTAGTCGACCGGGGTGGCGCCCAGCTCGCGCACCGTGTCGTGGTGGCGCGCCGCCGCGGTGCCGATGACCGTCATCCCGGCATGCCGCGCCAGCTGCACGAGTGTCGATCCGACACCACCGTTGGCGCCCAGCACGACGACGGTTCCGCCGGGGCGGGCCTCGGCCGTGCGGTGCAGCATCTGCCACGCGGTGATCCCGTTGATCAGCACGGTCGCGACGGCCGCCGGATCCAAGCCGTCCGGCACGGGCAACAGGTCGGCGGCGTCGACGAGTACGTGGTCGGCCCAGGCGCCCGTCTTGGTGATCGCGGCGAACCGGCGGCCGATGAGCGCGGTGTCGGCGCCGGGGCCGACGGCGGTCACGGTGCCGACAAGGTCGTAGCCGGGCACGAAGGGAAACGGCGGCTGGTCGAAGTACTTGCCGCGGCGCATCTGCTGTTCGGCGAACGACACGCCGGTCGCCTCCATGCGCAGCACGACCTGGCCCGCGACCGGTGCCGGGAGGTCGCGGACGGCGACCTGTAGACCGTCCGGTTCGACCTTGTCCGGCAGGACGATCTCGGTGACGCCGGTCGTGACGATGTTGTTGTCCATGGTGGTTCCGATCGCTCGATCAAGCTCAACTTACGGCCGTAAGGTTACGACTGTTACCCGTTTGATGCAAGAGCTAACGCCTGTAAGTTTTGAGGCGTAAGGTGAGGGCATGGGAGACGACACGTCAACGATGCAGACCCGCGTTCGCAATCGCCGCGGACAGGGTGGTCGCCTGCGGGAGGAGATCGTGACGACGGCGGCCGACATGCTCGACGAGGCCGGTGACGAGAACGCCATCACCCTGCGTTCGGTCGCCCGCCGCGTCGGGATCGCCGCACCGTCGATCTACCGCCACTTCCCCGACCAGCCCGCCATCATGCTGGCCGTGGTGCGCAACGCCTTCACGGAACTGGACGAGCAATTGCGCACCGCCATGGATGCCGCCGGCGATGCGCCCCGCGCACGGCTGATGGCCGTGTGTCACGGTTACCTCGATTACGCGCAAGCCCACCCGGGCCGCTACCGCACCATGTTCGGCGGACTCTGGACACCCGATGTGAACACGAGTTCCGTGGCCGCGGAGGATGTGGCAACGCTCGGACAGGACAGTATGCGGCGGCTCGCCGAAGCCCTCGCGAGCTGCGTCGCCGCCGGCTGCGCAACCAGTACCGATCCTTTCTCCGACGCGGTAGCGCTGTGGATCGGCCTGCACGGGCTCGCGCACCAGCGGCTGGCCGCCCCCAATTTCCGCTGGCCGCCGGATATCGCCGAACGAATCATCCTGCCGCTCGCGCACTTCACCAGTGCCACAACGTAACTCGCATCCGACAGCCTGCCGGAGCCGGTCGCCGGGCTACGGGCGGCTCCGTCCCTCGCCCACCGGAGTGGTCTCGCGGGAGGGGATACGGGCGGGCATGCTGTCCCATCCGCGCACGGTCGAGGACGACGAGAAGACGGCCGCGTCGAGGTCGATCTCCCAGTCGGGGAAGCGGTTCAGGATTTCGTCGAGGGCGATGCGGCCTTCCATGCGGGCCAGCGCATTTCCGAGGCAGTAGTGGGCCCCGATGCCGAAGGTGAGATTTTGCCGGGGCTCGCGGGTGGTGTCGAAGGTTTCGGCGTCGGGGCCGAAGCGGCGCTCGTCGCGGTTGGCCGCGCCGATCAGGGTGAGGAGTGCGCTACCGCTCGGGACGGTGTGGCCGTGGAATTCGACATCGCGAGTGACGTGGCGCGCGGCCTGGAGCGCGGGCGGCTCGAACCGCAGGATCTCCTCGATGGCGCCGGGAAGCAGCGATCGGTCGGCGTGCAGGGCGCGGCGCTGATCGGGATGCTCCGACAACAGCTTTCCGGTCCAGCCGATGAGCCGGGTGGTGGTTTCCGCGCCGGCGACGGCCACCAGGTTCATGAACATCAGTAGCTCATCGCGGCGCAGCTTGCGGACGGTGCCCGTCTCGTCCTCGAATTCGGCGTCGAGCAGTTCGGTGGTCAGGTCGTCGGCGGGGTGGCCGGCGCGCCAATCGATGAAATCGGCGAAGATCCGGCCGTCGGTGAGCGTGCCCTCGGGGTTGTCGGTCATCTGGCCGCCGCGCTCGGTGCGGACGTAGCGGTCGCCGTCTTCCTGTACGCGGCGCTGATGGTCCTCCGGGATGCCGAACAGCATGCCGACCACGCGCAGCGGCATCACCGCTCCCAGCTGGGTGACGAAATCGAAGCGCCCGGCGCCGACGAGCGGATCCAGGCAGCGGGCGGTGAACTCTCGGATCCTCGGCTCGAGCGCCCGGATCGTCCGTGGGGTGAACGCCCGCGAGAGCAGCTTGCGGTGGATGTCGTGGATCGGGGGATCCTCGAAAACCACCAGGCCCGAGGGGATCTCCATCCCGGACTTGATGATTTCGAGGACCGCGCCGCGCGCCGAACTGAAGCTCCGGTGATCGAGGAGGACGCGGTTGACGTCCTCGAAGCGGCTCAGGGCGTAGAAGTCGTGCACCGGGTTGTAGTACAGCGGTGCCTGCTCGCGTAACCGCTCGAACATCGGGTAGGGGTCGGCATTCAGCTCGGCATGCCAAGGGTCGTAGTACAACTCGTCGGTGACCGTCATGGCGTCTCAGAACGACAGGCCGTGCTTTTCGAAGTGGCGGGCCAGGGCCTGCATGTAGTCGTCGCCGTGGAAGGGGCCGCGGGCGCCGATGGCCGCCTCCAGGAACGGGCCGTACTCGTCGTCGTTCACATAGGTCGACCAGTGCACGATCTGGGCGTCCTCGTTGGTCTCGACGAAGCTGATCGAATAGAAACCCATCGTCTTGCCGGTGTGCACGTTGGTGCCCTCCCAGCGGTAGCGCTGGACGAAACCGTTCTCGGCCGGCCAGACCTTGAATTCCACCGGCTTCCAATCCGGGAAGACGATCCCGTAGGCCTTCGCCTCGATGGTCGCGGCCGTATCCCAGTGCGTGGCCACATCTTTGAGGACCAGCTCCTGCCCGGCGACGAAGTACGGCGAGGTGTAGACCGCGTCGTCGGTGAACTCCCACTCGTCGTAGGTCTCGCCCTGCTGGACCTTCTGCAGGACGTATTTGTCTCGGTAGCTCTCGGCCATCCGGCGGTGCTTGGCGATGCGGTCTTCCAGCTTCATTGCGGGTGTCCTCACTCGAGATCGTCCCTCCACCGGTAACTATACAAGTTCGTATGTGAGATACAAGAGTGTATATTTGATGGGGAGGTGTAGAAGAGGCGGGTGTAGAACTGTCGCGGAAACGGCGACCTGCGAAAATGACTGTCATGGCGGAACGATGGACGCGGCAGCGGCGATTGGAGCACACCCGTGCGGTGCTGCTCGACGCCGCCGAGGAGGTCTTTGCCAAACAGGGCTTCGGTGGGGCGGCACTCGACGACATCGCCGAGGTCGCCGGGTACACCCGCGGGGCGATCTACTCGCATTTCGGGGGTAAGGAGGAACTGTTCCTGGCGGTCCTGGAGCGTCATCGGCAGCGGCTCCTGGAAAGCTTCGACGTCGTCATCGCCTCGTTCGCCGGGGTGGAGGAACTCGATGTCGGCAAGTTCGCCGATCGATGGCGTGATTTGACGATCGCGGGCCCCGACAGCGCCGCCCTGGGGTACGAGTTCGCGCTGTATCTGCTGCGCAATCCCGAGGCGCGGGCCAAGCTTGCCGATCAGCGTGAGCAGACGATCGATTCGCTCGCCGACTACATCACCACGCACGTGGAGCGGCTGGGTGGCAGGCTGCTGATGCCCGCACGCGATCTGGCGCGGCTGTTGCTCGCGGCTAACGAGGGCGTCACGATCAGCGGGCATATCGACGATGAGGACCTGTACGAGCCGTATCTGCGGATGGTGATGGCGAATGTGGCCCCGGCGGCGTCCGGTGAGGCGGCGCGGAAGAAGACCTCCCGGGCTCCGCGGGCGCGGTAACCGGCCGGTGCTCGAGCCCGGTGGCGCCGCGGACCGCGCCGACCGGTACCGGCGGGCGTATTCCCGAGACCGGGCGTATTCCCGAGACCGAGCGCATTCCCGAGACCGAGCGTATTCACGAGACACTGTCCGCCGGTTGATATCTCAGGTGCAGCCTGGTCAGCCCGCGCAGGATGAACGTGGGCAGATAGCGGTAGCGGCGGGCGCCGGCGGGACCGTGGAAATCTTCGTCGATCCAGAAATCGGCCGTGCGGTCGAACAGCCGCTCCAGGCTCACTCTCGCCTCGGTGCGCGCCAGCGGTGCGCCCGGACAGGTGTGCGGGCCGCGGCCGAAGGCGACGTGGCTGCGGGCGTTGGCGCGGTCGACGTCGAAGACGTCCGGGTCGGCGAATCGGCGCGGGTCGCGGTTGATCGCGGCGTTGACGAGCATGACGGTGGTGCCCGCCGCGATGTCGACGCCCCCGATCTCGACCGGAACCTTGCTGAGCCGGAAGTCGCCGCGCACCGGACTCTCGTAGCGCAGCGTTTCCTCGATGAAGTTCGGGATCAGCGATCGGTCCGCGCGCAGGCGGGTCTGTAGGTCTCGGTCTTCGGCGAGCATCATCACCGCCGCGCTCAGCAACCGCACCGTGGTCTCCTGCCCGGCGGCGAACAGATTGGCCGCCACCCGGACGGCATCGATGACCTCCGGTGTGGACCCGTCGGGGAATGTGGCCGCGGCGACCCCGGACAACACGTC carries:
- a CDS encoding medium chain dehydrogenase/reductase family protein, which produces MDNNIVTTGVTEIVLPDKVEPDGLQVAVRDLPAPVAGQVVLRMEATGVSFAEQQMRRGKYFDQPPFPFVPGYDLVGTVTAVGPGADTALIGRRFAAITKTGAWADHVLVDAADLLPVPDGLDPAAVATVLINGITAWQMLHRTAEARPGGTVVVLGANGGVGSTLVQLARHAGMTVIGTAAARHHDTVRELGATPVDYRAPDMYDRIRKIAPDGVDAVFDHIGGPGVAQSWRLLRRGGTLVSYGTAATKDEDGNSQLPVLKLFAQLAAWNSLPNGKSAHFYSFWAGRRCQETFQRRLREDLTRVLRLVADGALTPQIAARFPLSEAASALKLAESRTVTGKVVIVPDTRRP
- a CDS encoding TetR/AcrR family transcriptional regulator encodes the protein MGDDTSTMQTRVRNRRGQGGRLREEIVTTAADMLDEAGDENAITLRSVARRVGIAAPSIYRHFPDQPAIMLAVVRNAFTELDEQLRTAMDAAGDAPRARLMAVCHGYLDYAQAHPGRYRTMFGGLWTPDVNTSSVAAEDVATLGQDSMRRLAEALASCVAAGCATSTDPFSDAVALWIGLHGLAHQRLAAPNFRWPPDIAERIILPLAHFTSATT
- a CDS encoding cytochrome P450, translated to MTVTDELYYDPWHAELNADPYPMFERLREQAPLYYNPVHDFYALSRFEDVNRVLLDHRSFSSARGAVLEIIKSGMEIPSGLVVFEDPPIHDIHRKLLSRAFTPRTIRALEPRIREFTARCLDPLVGAGRFDFVTQLGAVMPLRVVGMLFGIPEDHQRRVQEDGDRYVRTERGGQMTDNPEGTLTDGRIFADFIDWRAGHPADDLTTELLDAEFEDETGTVRKLRRDELLMFMNLVAVAGAETTTRLIGWTGKLLSEHPDQRRALHADRSLLPGAIEEILRFEPPALQAARHVTRDVEFHGHTVPSGSALLTLIGAANRDERRFGPDAETFDTTREPRQNLTFGIGAHYCLGNALARMEGRIALDEILNRFPDWEIDLDAAVFSSSSTVRGWDSMPARIPSRETTPVGEGRSRP
- a CDS encoding TetR/AcrR family transcriptional regulator, whose protein sequence is MAERWTRQRRLEHTRAVLLDAAEEVFAKQGFGGAALDDIAEVAGYTRGAIYSHFGGKEELFLAVLERHRQRLLESFDVVIASFAGVEELDVGKFADRWRDLTIAGPDSAALGYEFALYLLRNPEARAKLADQREQTIDSLADYITTHVERLGGRLLMPARDLARLLLAANEGVTISGHIDDEDLYEPYLRMVMANVAPAASGEAARKKTSRAPRAR